The Scleropages formosus chromosome 21, fSclFor1.1, whole genome shotgun sequence DNA segment ATTCCAGTGTATGGCTGTAATAAGACTATGCATTTTACTCTGCACTCACTCCCAACCATACACAGTTCATAACCAGTCCACAGCCACCCGCCCCAAGCAGACATCCCACAATGCAGAGCAAGGTGAACCTAGAATAAACACCAGTAAGAACATAGCAGAACATTATGGGTCTCACAAAGTCACTCAACCGTGTACAGAAACACGGCAGTCTTAGCGCAAGGCACTGCAAAGAAACTAATGAACGGTTTTCCCCCTTAGCACCGTTACAATATGCATCTGTGTTTAGTCTGAGCAGTGAACAGTGCAGTACTATAGGAAGTGTACAGTAAGTAATAGCTgtgaaagagctgaaggagcacAGGTAGACTGAAATACAGTACTGCACGGTAATTAATGCAGGGAAGTTACCCGCTTGTGTAGTGTTTTCATAATTACtgttaaattatgttaaatgtcattctttccgttttaatgggatttggtgaccAGTTCTGGTACTCAGGAATGCTCTGTGTTTTAACTATGTCATTCTGTGTCCAGAATCCAAAGGGAGTGCTGGTGGAGGTAGCAGCTGCAGCTCTGCTGGGGGCATTGGAGGTGGGGCTGCTCCTCTGAATCCAATGGGAGGACTCTTCCAAGGGGGTGTGCCTAAGCTTCGACCAGTTGGAGGCAAGTGCAACCTTTTATATTTCGCCAGATCAACATGGAAATTTAAACTTGACAAGTGAATGCAGCATCTTCTCCATACTTAATACATACAGACTCAAATTATGGCTTCTGGAATACTATCCAGAAAATACAGTTGTAATTGTGCACAGTTCGATAAAACCAGCAAATCTCTCCAAATAATTATCAAGAAAATTTTTTCAGTGCAacttatttttctgaaacaaaaaagtacatgcTCTCTGTGTGGCTACTCtctgatggactgatgtcccgtccagggtataCCTGACCCTAACCTTGCTCCCAgtatttctgggataggcacTAGATCACTATGACCCTGATCAGACAACTGACTCCTCAATTTAAGAGCATAGTTGGGATTAGAAGTCTATTCATAACTTTTTTGCAAGTTAACTTTTACCACAAAGTCCTAATTACAACAGCTTAAAAACAGACCTCTTTTGACTTACTCCTTTGGTTagaaaattgaaaagaaaaaaattaaaataaatggaaaatgtaatggATAGGATGCCTGTGTTTTATCCAGATGGATCAGTGGGACGGTCAGCGCTGCAGCCTCCTGGGTCTCGACCTTCTGTGCCTCGTGCCTCTGGTGGCTCAGTGAACCCCAACGCTTCTGGGTCTGGAAATCAGGTGGATGGAGATACCAGTAGCCTGCAGGCATCCCCTCCAGAGCTACCCCGCTCCCACCGGCCTTCCCTCCCGGACATATCCCGGCCACCGAGCACCACTAGTTCCTCTGGGGGTATGAAACACAGCTCCTCAGCcccaccgccgccgccacctGTGAACCGCCGTGGCAATGCTCCCCCTGCACCCCAGCAGAAGGCCACCGCCCCCTCCTACAACAGGGAGAAGCCGCTCCCACCCACCCCTGGACACAGAGGGCTGCCATCTTCTGGCCGTGATGCTGCACCTCCACCACCAGTTAAACCTCCTCCTTCACCACTGAACACCTCCCGGCCTCCCAGTGCATCCTTGGTACCACCACCTCCACCATACCGCCAGCCGCCTGGAGTGTCAAATGGGCCCTCGAGTCCAGTGAAGGAAGCAGCCCCAGAGCTTCCTCAGAGGCACAACTCCCTACACAAGAAGATCCCATCTGGCACCCCATCACGAGCCCATGCCCCACCGCCTCCACCCTCTCCATCTCCCCAGAGCAGCAGGCCACCCCCTCCAGCCCGGGAGCCACCTGGCCGTGGAGCAGGTAGTAAAGAAGAGTGTCACTTTcagctcttttctttcttgtttcGTGAAACTTTGGGAGCTTCTATCATCTTTGTGTCAGGTGCAGGTATCAGTGGTGGGATTTTTTTAAGATTGATTAATTGGCTTTTGGGCTTGTTTTACAGTGCAGAAAAACTGATTCATTGACCCCAGTGTTTTTTAGTATTCACTTTTACAAGATTGGAAACTTCACCCAGAGGAGAGATTTGAAGGTGctggaattttgtttttacttgtaTAAACACGTTTAACTTAAGGCacgaaattttaatttaattacataatttaattttttctttaaaagttaattgcagtgttaagctgcttacagtgattttcctaTTTATATGGGTGGGGGATTTTTGCTTTATCAATTCGGAATAAGTACCCTAATCAGGGGTATTATagtaggagatgggattcatATTTGATTATTAAATGGTACTGGGCAATTGGCAAGTAGCATATAGATGGTTATTTATCTTTATATGTACAGGGTTTAACTGATGTACACAACTATTTATTGAACTTGGAAATATTCTCTGTAAAAGTAGCTATGGCTGTCAAAAggatattttcagtattttgttaaCTTCATATTGTGTCCATCTACAGAATTTTTCATTGCTCTGTGTATTCCAGTGTTAACATTTTATAAGGGCATTTAGAGACATTCAGGGTGAAACCGGAAGGTCTTTGCACCCAAAGTTATTTTATACTCTGTTGCCCTTTGTTCGTAATCACTTGTTCAGGATTTGACCTTGGCATTACAGAAGTGTACCCAGGaggataaatatttttcatagtcCTCTAAATGACTACATTCCAGATCAttttcagaagcacagggtgccagTGCATTCATGCTATTGTGTTACGTGTTAGCTGTA contains these protein-coding regions:
- the LOC108918788 gene encoding WAS/WASL-interacting protein family member 2-like, which translates into the protein MPIPPPPPPPPGGPPPPPTFSQANTNPPKLSRDEAKGRGALLSDICKGAKLKKVAVINDRSAPLIEKSKGSAGGGSSCSSAGGIGGGAAPLNPMGGLFQGGVPKLRPVGDGSVGRSALQPPGSRPSVPRASGGSVNPNASGSGNQVDGDTSSLQASPPELPRSHRPSLPDISRPPSTTSSSGGMKHSSSAPPPPPPVNRRGNAPPAPQQKATAPSYNREKPLPPTPGHRGLPSSGRDAAPPPPVKPPPSPLNTSRPPSASLVPPPPPYRQPPGVSNGPSSPVKEAAPELPQRHNSLHKKIPSGTPSRAHAPPPPPSPSPQSSRPPPPAREPPGRGAAPPVPPPMVRNGGREAPPPPPPYRMHGSTAHSAVDSQSRGKPPPPPSRTPAGPPPPPPPVRNGHTSISKSFIDDFESKYSFHAIEDFPPPEEYRHFTKIYPSKTNRVIRGAPPLPPVAR